From a region of the Triticum aestivum cultivar Chinese Spring chromosome 7D, IWGSC CS RefSeq v2.1, whole genome shotgun sequence genome:
- the LOC123164390 gene encoding uncharacterized protein isoform X3 → MSLLPVGAAPATSRRGQAGGALPGLLLPLTFSPSPAARGGSAQIRSRTGGPPSLEIVHGGPTRLQPWTETPESLATRGGPTPQPPRKGRRRLQAISGDLRPWLLGSGPAAAPTASGGRGRALPHCCCGCLLPPPTPWPGVFIHPIRFANNLLF, encoded by the exons ATGTCGCTGCTGCCCGtcggcgccgcccccgccacctcccGTCGCGGGCAGGCGGGAGGAGccctgcccggcctcctcctccccctcaccTTCTCTCCCTCTCCGGCGGCAAGGGGAGGCAGCGCCCAGATCCGCAGCCGCACCGGCGGGCCGCCGTCCCTCGAGATCGTCCATGGAGGTCCGACCCGGCTACAGCCATGGACTGAGACGCCCGAATCCCTAGCTACCCGTGGAGGTCCGACGCCTCAACCTCCAAGGAAAGGACGGCGCCGGCTGCaggccatctccggcgacctccgACCATG GTTGCTCGGATCTGGACCAGCTGCTGCTCCTACTGCTTCAGGTGGACGAGGACGAGCCCTCCCTCATTGCTGCTGCggctgcctactccctcctcctacCCCCTGGCCTGGTGTG TTTATTCATCCAATTAGATTTGCAAACAACTTGCTTTTCTAG
- the LOC123164390 gene encoding uncharacterized protein isoform X1: MSLLPVGAAPATSRRGQAGGALPGLLLPLTFSPSPAARGGSAQIRSRTGGPPSLEIVHGGPTRLQPWTETPESLATRGGPTPQPPRKGRRRLQAISGDLRPWLLGSGPAAAPTASGGRGRALPHCCCGCLLPPPTPWPGVHGHPGFRKYINLCNICTYYRSYEY, translated from the exons ATGTCGCTGCTGCCCGtcggcgccgcccccgccacctcccGTCGCGGGCAGGCGGGAGGAGccctgcccggcctcctcctccccctcaccTTCTCTCCCTCTCCGGCGGCAAGGGGAGGCAGCGCCCAGATCCGCAGCCGCACCGGCGGGCCGCCGTCCCTCGAGATCGTCCATGGAGGTCCGACCCGGCTACAGCCATGGACTGAGACGCCCGAATCCCTAGCTACCCGTGGAGGTCCGACGCCTCAACCTCCAAGGAAAGGACGGCGCCGGCTGCaggccatctccggcgacctccgACCATG GTTGCTCGGATCTGGACCAGCTGCTGCTCCTACTGCTTCAGGTGGACGAGGACGAGCCCTCCCTCATTGCTGCTGCggctgcctactccctcctcctacCCCCTGGCCTGGTGTG CATGGTCATCCCGGCTTCAGAAAGTACATCAACTTATGCAACATCTGTACCTACTACAGATCTTACGAGTATTGA
- the LOC123164389 gene encoding L-gulonolactone oxidase 2 yields the protein MSRGQRRAMGSMLSFLLLAILLHLAGGSPPPEPVVCTDGTSNCTVTNSVGSFPDRIVCRARSVTYPRTEQELVGAVAAAASAKRKMKVATRYSHSIPKLMCPGGLDGAIISTERLNRTVRIDAKKGLMTVESGMVLRDLVEAAGAAGLSLPNSPYWYGLTIGGLLSTGAHGSSVWGKGSAVHEYVVGLRIVTPAPASKGYAVVRELGADHPDLDAAKVSLGVLGVVSQVTLALQPLFKRSVTFVTRDDSDFADQVAVWGRLHEFGDMAWLPQQRKVLYREDDRVDVSSPGDGLWDSLLGRSIPTRLLINGRAAEERLQEGSTNDTALCAAGRLQADSLERQAYGFKNDGLNFTGYPVVGYQHRIQASGTCINSPEDGLNTSCPWDPRIRGSFSQNTDFSIALSKAPAFVAEMQRLRDLSPDTFCAGIDTRFGVLIRYVKASSAYLGKPEDSVDFDIVSYRSRTDGMPRAHADVVDEIEQIALHKYGGLPHWGKNRNFAFDGAIAKYPKADEFLRVKDRYDPDGLFSSEWSDQVLGINGSPNIVKEGCGVEGLCVCSDDSHCAPEQGYFCRPGKVHGEARVCSTSANP from the coding sequence ATGTCGCGAGGACAAAGAAGAGCCATGGGAAGCATGCTCTCGTTTCTCCTTCTAGCCATCCTGCTCCACCTCGCCGGCGGCAGCCCTCCTCCGGAGCCGGTGGTCTGCACGGACGGCACGTCCAACTGCACGGTCACCAACTCGGTCGGTTCCTTCCCGGACCGCATCGTCTGCCGCGCGCGCAGCGTCACCTACCCGCGCACCGAGCAGGAGCTCGTCGGGGCCGTGGCGGCCGCGGCCTCCGCGAAGCGCAAGATGAAGGTGGCCACCAGGTACTCGCACAGTATCCCCAAGCTGATGTGCCCTGGCGGCCTCGACGGCGCCATCATAAGCACGGAGCGGCTCAACCGGACGGTGCGCATCGACGCGAAGAAGGGGCTCATGACGGTGGAGAGTGGCATGGTCCTCCGTGACCTGGTCGAGGCGGCCGGCGCCGCGGGGCTGTCGCTGCCGAACTCGCCGTACTGGTACGGCCTGACCATCGGGGGCCTGCTGTCGACGGGCGCGCACGGGAGCTCGGTGTGGGGCAAGGGCAGCGCCGTGCACGAGTACGTGGTCGGGCTGAGGATCGTGACGCCGGCGCCGGCCAGCAAGGGGTACGCCGTGGTGAGGGAGCTCGGCGCCGACCACCCGGACCTGGACGCGGCGAAGGTCAGCCTCGGGGTTCTCGGCGTCGTCTCGCAGGTCACCCTGGCCCTGCAGCCGCTGTTCAAGCGGTCGGTGACGTTCGTGACGCGCGACGACTCGGACTTCGCGGACCAGGTGGCCGTCTGGGGCCGCCTCCACGAGTTCGGCGACATGGCGTGGCTGCCGCAGCAGCGCAAGGTCCTCTACCGCGAGGACGACCGCGTCGACGTCTCGTCGCCGGGCGACGGCCTCTGGGACTCGCTCCTTGGCCGCTCCATTCCCACGCGGCTGCTCATCAATGGCAGAGCCGCCGAGGAGCGGCTGCAGGAGGGCAGCACCAACGACACCGCCCTGTGCGCGGCGGGGCGGCTGCAGGCGGACTCGCTGGAGCGGCAGGCCTACGGCTTCAAGAACGACGGCCTCAACTTCACCGGGTACCCGGTGGTGGGGTACCAGCACCGCATCCAGGCGTCCGGCACGTGCATCAACAGCCCGGAGGACGGCCTCAACACCAGCTGCCCCTGGGACCCGCGCATCCGGGGCTCCTTCTCCCAGaacaccgacttcagcatcgcgcTCTCCAAGGCGCCGGCGTTCGTGGCGGAGATGCAGCGGCTCCGGGACCTCAGCCCGGACACGTTCTGCGCCGGCATCGACACCAGGTTCGGCGTGCTCATCCGCTACGTCAAGGCGTCCTCCGCTTACCTGGGCAAGCCCGAGGACTCCGTCGACTTCGACATCGTCTCCTACCGGAGCCGCACCGACGGCATGCCGCGCGCGCACGCCGACGTGGTGGACGAGATCGAGCAGATCGCGCTGCACAAGTACGGCGGCCTCCCGCACTGGGGGAAGAACCGCAACTTCGCCTTCGACGGCGCCATCGCGAAGTACCCGAAAGCTGATGAATTCCTCAGGGTGAAGGACAGGTACGACCCCGACGGGCTCTTCTCCAGCGAGTGGAGTGACCAGGTGCTCGGCATCAATGGGAGCCCCAACATCGTCAAGGAGGGCTGCGGGGTGGAAGGATTGTGCGTTTGCTCTGACGACTCGCACTGTGCGCCCGAGCAAGGCTACTTCTGCCGTCCAGGAAAGGTGCACGGCGAGGCGAGGGTTTGCTCCACAAGTGCTAACCCGTGA
- the LOC123164390 gene encoding uncharacterized protein isoform X4: MSLLPVGAAPATSRRGQAGGALPGLLLPLTFSPSPAARGGSAQIRSRTGGPPSLEIVHGGPTRLQPWTETPESLATRGGPTPQPPRKGRRRLQAISGDLRPWLLGSGPAAAPTASGGRGRALPHCCCGCLLPPPTPWPGVGFLEVTCL; this comes from the exons ATGTCGCTGCTGCCCGtcggcgccgcccccgccacctcccGTCGCGGGCAGGCGGGAGGAGccctgcccggcctcctcctccccctcaccTTCTCTCCCTCTCCGGCGGCAAGGGGAGGCAGCGCCCAGATCCGCAGCCGCACCGGCGGGCCGCCGTCCCTCGAGATCGTCCATGGAGGTCCGACCCGGCTACAGCCATGGACTGAGACGCCCGAATCCCTAGCTACCCGTGGAGGTCCGACGCCTCAACCTCCAAGGAAAGGACGGCGCCGGCTGCaggccatctccggcgacctccgACCATG GTTGCTCGGATCTGGACCAGCTGCTGCTCCTACTGCTTCAGGTGGACGAGGACGAGCCCTCCCTCATTGCTGCTGCggctgcctactccctcctcctacCCCCTGGCCTGGTGTG GGATTTCTGGAGGTAACATGCCTCTGA
- the LOC123164390 gene encoding protein enabled isoform X2, translating into MSLLPVGAAPATSRRGQAGGALPGLLLPLTFSPSPAARGGSAQIRSRTGGPPSLEIVHGGPTRLQPWTETPESLATRGGPTPQPPRKGRRRLQAISGDLRPWLLGSGPAAAPTASGGRGRALPHCCCGCLLPPPTPWPGVGSKPLSFDRDFWR; encoded by the exons ATGTCGCTGCTGCCCGtcggcgccgcccccgccacctcccGTCGCGGGCAGGCGGGAGGAGccctgcccggcctcctcctccccctcaccTTCTCTCCCTCTCCGGCGGCAAGGGGAGGCAGCGCCCAGATCCGCAGCCGCACCGGCGGGCCGCCGTCCCTCGAGATCGTCCATGGAGGTCCGACCCGGCTACAGCCATGGACTGAGACGCCCGAATCCCTAGCTACCCGTGGAGGTCCGACGCCTCAACCTCCAAGGAAAGGACGGCGCCGGCTGCaggccatctccggcgacctccgACCATG GTTGCTCGGATCTGGACCAGCTGCTGCTCCTACTGCTTCAGGTGGACGAGGACGAGCCCTCCCTCATTGCTGCTGCggctgcctactccctcctcctacCCCCTGGCCTGGTGTG GGAAGTAAACCACTGTCTTTTGATAGGGATTTCTGGAGGTAA